The Dendropsophus ebraccatus isolate aDenEbr1 chromosome 3, aDenEbr1.pat, whole genome shotgun sequence genome includes a region encoding these proteins:
- the SMAD4 gene encoding mothers against decapentaplegic homolog 4 isoform X2 yields the protein MSITNTPTSNDACLSIVHSLMCHRQGGESETFAKRAIESLVKKLKEKKDELDSLITAITTNGAHPSKCVTIQRTLDGRLQVAGRKGFPHVIYARLWRWPDLHKNELKHVKYCQYAFDLKCDSVCVNPYHYERVVSPGIDLSGLTIQSTAPSSLLVKDEYGHDYVEGQQSISSSDGHSIQTIQHPPSNRSSSESYSNSSLLASSEPSTPNASSFSSIPVPSTSQPTSLLAASHGEGLLQIASVPPQGTQQNGFNAQPATYHHNSTTTWTGSRTAPYTPNMSHHQNGHLQHHPPMPHPGHYWPVHNELAFQPPISNHPAPDYWCSIAYFEMDVQVGETFKVPSNCPIVTVDGYVDPSGGDRFCLGQLSNVHRTEAIERARLHIGKGVQLECKGEGDVWVRCLSDHAVFVQSYYLDREAGRAPGDAVHKIYPSAYIKVFDLRQCHRQMQQQAATAQAAAAAQAAAVAGNIPGPGSVGGIAPAISLSAAAGIGVDDLRRLCILRMSFVKGWGPDYPRQSIKETPCWIEIHLHRALQLLDEVLHTMPIADPQPLD from the exons ATGTCCATCACCAACACCCCCACCAGCAATGACGCCTGTCTAAGCATCGTCCACAGCCTGATGTGTCACCGCCAGGGAGGCGAGAGCGAGACCTTTGCCAAGAGAGCCATCGAGAGTTTAGTAAAGAAGCTGAAGGAGAAGAAGGATGAATTGGACTCACTGATCACCGCCATAACTACAAATGGTGCTCATCCTAGTAAATGTGTCACCATCCAGAGGACCTTAGATGGCCGACTCCAG GTGGCCGGCAGGAAAGGCTTCCCTCACGTCATCTATGCCCGTCTCTGGAGATGGCCGGATCTTCACAAGAATGAACTGAAACACGTTAAATACTGTCAGTATGCATTTGATCTGAAGTGCGACAGTGTCTGCGTCAATCCGTATCACTATGAACGAGTTGTGTCCCCCGGAATAG ACTTGTCGGGGTTAACCATTCAGAGTACAG CTCCATCCAGCTTATTGGTGAAGGACGAGTATGGCCATGACTATGTGGAAGGACAGCAAAGCATCTCCTCTTCCGATGGGCATTCGATACAGACAATCCAGCACCCACCAAGTAACAGGTCATCCAGCGAGAGCTACAGCAACTCTTCACTGCTGGCATCCAGTGAGCCCAGCACCCCCAACGCCTCCTCCTTCTCTAGCATCCCCGTCCCTTCAACAA GTCAGCCCACCAGTTTATTGGCAGCATCGCATGGTGAAGGACTGCTGCAGATCGCCTCGGTGCCTCCCCAGGGGACACAACAGAACGGCTTCAATGCTCAACCAGCCACATATCATCACA ACAGTACCACCACCTGGACTGGAAGTAGAACAGCACCTTACACCCCCAATATGTCTCACCACCAGAATGGACATCTTCAGCATCATCCACCCATGCCCCATCCTGGACATTACT GGCCTGTGCACAATGAGCTTGCATTCCAGCCTCCGATCTCTAATCACCCAG ctcccgaTTATTGGTGCTCTATTGCATATTTTGAAATGGATGTTCAGGTGGGAGAAACCTTCAAGGTCCCATCAAACTGCCCCATTGTTACTGTCGATGGTTATGTGGACCCATCTGGCGGTGACCGATTCTGCTTAGGACAACTGTCCAACGTTCACAGGACAGAAGCCATTGAGAGAGCAAG GTTACACATAGGGAAAGGAGTCCAGCTGGAGTGCAAAGGAGAAGGTGACGTCTGGGTGCGATGTCTCAGTGACCATGCAGTGTTTGTACAGAGCTACTACCTGGATAGAGAGGCAGGACGAGCCCCCGGGGACGCTGTCCACAAGATATATCCCAGCGCTTACATTAAG GTATTTGATTTACGTCAGTGTCACAGACAGATGCAGCAGCAGGCAGCAACGGCGCAGGCGGCAGCTGCAGCCCAAGCGGCGGCTGTAGCTGGGAACATCCCTGGTCCAGGATCTGTGGGTGGGATTGCACCAGCCATCA GTCTTTCAGCAGCTGCAGGGATCGGAGTAGATGATCTCCGAAGACTTTGTATCCTGCGGATGAGCTTTGTGAAGGGCTGGGGTCCCGATTACCCTAGGCAGAGCATAAAAGAGACCCCGTGCTGGATAGAAATCCACTTACACCGCGCCCTCCAGCTCCTGGATGAAGTCCTGCACACCATGCCCATCGCAGACCCCCAGCCCCTGGACTGA
- the SMAD4 gene encoding mothers against decapentaplegic homolog 4 isoform X1 translates to MSITNTPTSNDACLSIVHSLMCHRQGGESETFAKRAIESLVKKLKEKKDELDSLITAITTNGAHPSKCVTIQRTLDGRLQVAGRKGFPHVIYARLWRWPDLHKNELKHVKYCQYAFDLKCDSVCVNPYHYERVVSPGIDLSGLTIQSTAPSSLLVKDEYGHDYVEGQQSISSSDGHSIQTIQHPPSNRSSSESYSNSSLLASSEPSTPNASSFSSIPVPSTSQPTSLLAASHGEGLLQIASVPPQGTQQNGFNAQPATYHHIDSTTTWTGSRTAPYTPNMSHHQNGHLQHHPPMPHPGHYWPVHNELAFQPPISNHPAPDYWCSIAYFEMDVQVGETFKVPSNCPIVTVDGYVDPSGGDRFCLGQLSNVHRTEAIERARLHIGKGVQLECKGEGDVWVRCLSDHAVFVQSYYLDREAGRAPGDAVHKIYPSAYIKVFDLRQCHRQMQQQAATAQAAAAAQAAAVAGNIPGPGSVGGIAPAISLSAAAGIGVDDLRRLCILRMSFVKGWGPDYPRQSIKETPCWIEIHLHRALQLLDEVLHTMPIADPQPLD, encoded by the exons ATGTCCATCACCAACACCCCCACCAGCAATGACGCCTGTCTAAGCATCGTCCACAGCCTGATGTGTCACCGCCAGGGAGGCGAGAGCGAGACCTTTGCCAAGAGAGCCATCGAGAGTTTAGTAAAGAAGCTGAAGGAGAAGAAGGATGAATTGGACTCACTGATCACCGCCATAACTACAAATGGTGCTCATCCTAGTAAATGTGTCACCATCCAGAGGACCTTAGATGGCCGACTCCAG GTGGCCGGCAGGAAAGGCTTCCCTCACGTCATCTATGCCCGTCTCTGGAGATGGCCGGATCTTCACAAGAATGAACTGAAACACGTTAAATACTGTCAGTATGCATTTGATCTGAAGTGCGACAGTGTCTGCGTCAATCCGTATCACTATGAACGAGTTGTGTCCCCCGGAATAG ACTTGTCGGGGTTAACCATTCAGAGTACAG CTCCATCCAGCTTATTGGTGAAGGACGAGTATGGCCATGACTATGTGGAAGGACAGCAAAGCATCTCCTCTTCCGATGGGCATTCGATACAGACAATCCAGCACCCACCAAGTAACAGGTCATCCAGCGAGAGCTACAGCAACTCTTCACTGCTGGCATCCAGTGAGCCCAGCACCCCCAACGCCTCCTCCTTCTCTAGCATCCCCGTCCCTTCAACAA GTCAGCCCACCAGTTTATTGGCAGCATCGCATGGTGAAGGACTGCTGCAGATCGCCTCGGTGCCTCCCCAGGGGACACAACAGAACGGCTTCAATGCTCAACCAGCCACATATCATCACA TAGACAGTACCACCACCTGGACTGGAAGTAGAACAGCACCTTACACCCCCAATATGTCTCACCACCAGAATGGACATCTTCAGCATCATCCACCCATGCCCCATCCTGGACATTACT GGCCTGTGCACAATGAGCTTGCATTCCAGCCTCCGATCTCTAATCACCCAG ctcccgaTTATTGGTGCTCTATTGCATATTTTGAAATGGATGTTCAGGTGGGAGAAACCTTCAAGGTCCCATCAAACTGCCCCATTGTTACTGTCGATGGTTATGTGGACCCATCTGGCGGTGACCGATTCTGCTTAGGACAACTGTCCAACGTTCACAGGACAGAAGCCATTGAGAGAGCAAG GTTACACATAGGGAAAGGAGTCCAGCTGGAGTGCAAAGGAGAAGGTGACGTCTGGGTGCGATGTCTCAGTGACCATGCAGTGTTTGTACAGAGCTACTACCTGGATAGAGAGGCAGGACGAGCCCCCGGGGACGCTGTCCACAAGATATATCCCAGCGCTTACATTAAG GTATTTGATTTACGTCAGTGTCACAGACAGATGCAGCAGCAGGCAGCAACGGCGCAGGCGGCAGCTGCAGCCCAAGCGGCGGCTGTAGCTGGGAACATCCCTGGTCCAGGATCTGTGGGTGGGATTGCACCAGCCATCA GTCTTTCAGCAGCTGCAGGGATCGGAGTAGATGATCTCCGAAGACTTTGTATCCTGCGGATGAGCTTTGTGAAGGGCTGGGGTCCCGATTACCCTAGGCAGAGCATAAAAGAGACCCCGTGCTGGATAGAAATCCACTTACACCGCGCCCTCCAGCTCCTGGATGAAGTCCTGCACACCATGCCCATCGCAGACCCCCAGCCCCTGGACTGA